The Deinococcus koreensis genome window below encodes:
- a CDS encoding (2Fe-2S) ferredoxin domain-containing protein, which yields MPPLYFRTSGHLLVCQGPNCQARGSALLHKALWNHLERQSLAYYKKGGSLRLTESGCLGSCSFGPSLCVYRRRESGLQEAWYAAVDFPLAARIAQAVHEGTELPAEHQYGPEQQPALSP from the coding sequence GTGCCGCCGCTGTACTTCCGCACCTCCGGCCACCTGCTCGTCTGCCAGGGCCCCAACTGTCAGGCGCGCGGCTCGGCGCTGCTCCACAAGGCCCTCTGGAACCACCTGGAGCGGCAATCGCTGGCGTACTACAAGAAGGGCGGCAGCCTGCGCCTGACCGAGAGCGGCTGCCTGGGCTCGTGTTCCTTCGGCCCCAGCCTGTGCGTGTACCGGCGGCGGGAAAGCGGGCTGCAGGAGGCGTGGTACGCCGCCGTGGACTTTCCGCTGGCCGCGCGGATCGCCCAGGCCGTGCACGAGGGCACGGAGCTGCCCGCCGAGCATCAGTACGGCCCGGAACAGCAGCCGGCCCTGTCTCCCTAG
- a CDS encoding ABC transporter ATP-binding protein, with translation MTTGPAALEAVNLHVRAGDHPAVRGVSAAFPAGRFSALIGPNGAGKSTLLRALMGLSPVQSGEVRVGGRRLGDLGRAERSRTLAFLAQGEALPDSARVREVVALGRGAGEWRWGLIPTRPWTPADEDAVTGALERTDTRRFEGRRVSELSGGERQRVALARALAAEPRFLLLDEPTNHLDLAYALEVIRYLRCEAEGGLGVVAVLHDLNLAARADRLVLLHEGLVLAAGSPEHVLTPEHLRAAYGVRARVVRDADRLLVIPEDEA, from the coding sequence ATGACGACCGGGCCCGCCGCGCTGGAGGCCGTGAACCTGCACGTCCGGGCGGGCGACCATCCGGCCGTGCGGGGGGTCAGTGCCGCCTTTCCGGCGGGCCGCTTCTCGGCGCTCATCGGCCCGAACGGCGCGGGCAAGTCCACCCTGCTGCGCGCCCTGATGGGCCTGAGCCCCGTGCAGAGCGGCGAGGTGCGCGTGGGCGGGCGGCGCCTGGGCGACCTGGGCCGTGCCGAGCGCTCCCGCACGCTCGCCTTCCTGGCCCAGGGCGAGGCGCTGCCCGACTCTGCCCGTGTGCGCGAGGTGGTGGCCCTGGGGCGCGGCGCGGGCGAGTGGCGCTGGGGCCTGATCCCCACCCGCCCCTGGACGCCGGCCGACGAGGACGCCGTGACCGGCGCCCTGGAACGCACCGACACCCGGCGCTTTGAGGGGCGGCGGGTGTCGGAACTGTCGGGCGGCGAGCGGCAGCGGGTCGCGCTGGCCCGCGCGCTGGCGGCGGAGCCCCGGTTCCTGCTGCTCGACGAACCGACCAACCACCTCGACCTCGCCTACGCCCTGGAGGTGATCCGCTACCTGCGCTGCGAGGCCGAGGGCGGCCTGGGCGTGGTGGCCGTCCTGCACGATCTGAACCTGGCCGCGCGGGCAGATCGTCTGGTCTTGCTACATGAGGGCCTTGTGCTGGCGGCGGGCTCCCCCGAGCACGTCCTGACCCCCGAGCATCTGCGCGCGGCCTATGGTGTCCGAGCAAGAGTGGTCAGGGACGCAGACCGCCTGCTCGTCATCCCGGAGGATGAGGCATGA
- a CDS encoding HRDC domain-containing protein has protein sequence MTAPLPPLRPDARLVRLHAERGDPPARLATALADLEGADWGLLLRDDRALARQLAALLGPGTLRVDARVRVNRDALAEAGLAVAALDGDWRGSRAAWLLEPGDAELERARRAGVDVIVDGTLAPGGGWLGQGAALIVYRDSATLTGHGDAPLSAVFGAGRAPEAAAPAPSDLSVAMALRDVATLPLRLARAARTVVQLAERLGGAAQAAGPTALLLAPDAAADSAAPLGGVVAAARSVPGGVLLAPGLEETDTALALLRGDERPLGDFRPAPMNPPAEARREEGRGEPNREEPRREELRREEPRRDEFRRDDRRPGRNRQDRGRQGEGRRGERPDQARPSQPDVPERFTFDAPRHDEDAATAPSDAEPMFTPPAQVEESWEPEIVYSDIAQPQVKLPIPVSSGPDAPNLGDELPDVLHQPERSLPADQPDARPDAQPDAPVAHAPAASRPAPAGRRGGRGPVEQAPAPSEAPVIIAPDLPVAAVAEGKEDPAADLSDEQAAVYARLREWRNAEAKRQEISRFIIASNATLAEIARRVPYTEADLRAVKGMGPERLRKYGDKILEVVRG, from the coding sequence ATGACTGCTCCACTCCCGCCCCTGCGCCCCGACGCCCGCCTCGTGCGACTGCACGCCGAGCGCGGCGACCCGCCTGCCCGCTTGGCCACCGCCCTGGCCGATCTGGAGGGGGCCGACTGGGGCCTGCTGCTGCGCGACGACCGGGCCCTGGCCCGGCAACTGGCCGCGCTGCTGGGCCCGGGCACGCTGCGGGTAGACGCCCGGGTGCGCGTGAACCGTGACGCCCTGGCCGAAGCCGGGCTGGCCGTGGCCGCCCTGGACGGCGACTGGCGCGGCTCGCGGGCCGCCTGGCTGCTGGAACCCGGCGACGCCGAGCTGGAGCGGGCCCGCCGCGCCGGGGTGGACGTGATCGTGGACGGCACGCTGGCGCCGGGAGGCGGCTGGCTGGGCCAGGGCGCCGCGCTGATCGTCTACCGCGACTCCGCGACCCTGACCGGTCACGGCGACGCCCCGCTGAGCGCGGTGTTCGGGGCGGGCCGCGCCCCCGAGGCCGCCGCCCCCGCCCCCAGCGACCTGAGCGTGGCGATGGCCCTGCGCGACGTGGCAACCCTGCCCCTGCGCCTGGCACGGGCGGCCCGGACGGTGGTGCAGCTGGCCGAGCGGCTGGGCGGCGCGGCGCAGGCCGCCGGCCCCACCGCCCTGCTGCTCGCTCCCGACGCCGCCGCCGACAGCGCGGCGCCCCTGGGCGGCGTGGTGGCGGCGGCCCGCAGCGTGCCCGGCGGCGTGCTGCTGGCCCCCGGCCTGGAGGAGACCGACACGGCCCTGGCGCTGCTGCGCGGCGATGAGCGGCCCCTGGGGGACTTCCGGCCCGCGCCGATGAACCCGCCCGCCGAAGCGAGACGGGAGGAGGGGCGCGGCGAGCCGAACCGTGAGGAACCGCGTCGTGAGGAACTGCGCCGTGAGGAGCCCCGCCGCGACGAGTTTCGCCGCGACGACCGCCGCCCCGGCCGCAACCGCCAGGATCGCGGGCGCCAGGGCGAGGGCCGGCGGGGCGAGCGCCCGGATCAGGCACGCCCCTCCCAGCCGGACGTGCCCGAACGCTTCACCTTCGACGCCCCGCGCCACGACGAGGACGCAGCCACGGCCCCGAGCGACGCGGAGCCGATGTTCACCCCGCCCGCCCAGGTCGAGGAGAGCTGGGAACCCGAGATCGTCTACAGCGATATCGCGCAGCCGCAGGTGAAGCTGCCGATCCCGGTCAGCTCCGGCCCCGACGCGCCCAATCTGGGCGACGAACTGCCCGACGTGCTGCACCAGCCCGAACGCTCGCTGCCCGCCGATCAGCCCGACGCGCGGCCAGACGCACAGCCCGACGCCCCCGTGGCGCACGCTCCGGCGGCCTCCCGGCCGGCTCCGGCTGGTCGCCGGGGCGGTCGCGGGCCGGTGGAACAGGCCCCAGCCCCCAGCGAGGCCCCGGTCATCATCGCGCCCGACCTGCCCGTGGCAGCCGTCGCCGAGGGGAAGGAAGACCCGGCTGCCGACCTCTCGGACGAGCAGGCGGCCGTCTATGCCCGCCTGCGCGAGTGGCGCAACGCCGAGGCCAAACGCCAGGAGATCAGCCGCTTCATCATCGCGAGCAACGCCACCCTGGCCGAGATCGCCCGCCGCGTGCCCTACACCGAGGCCGACCTGCGAGCCGTCAAGGGCATGGGGCCCGAGCGGCTCCGCAAGTACGGCGACAAGATCCTGGAGGTCGTGCGGGGCTGA
- a CDS encoding FecCD family ABC transporter permease: MGWARLPRTLGLIVLVAVAVVLGTGLGSVTIPPAEVLGALWRGLSGQEALGSDVIVWQIRLPRVAMGLLVGAALSVSGAAFQGVFRNPLADPYLLGVASGSALGATLAVVLEWPRALIPVAALVAALGAVALVLALARRGRQFPPTRLILAGVVVGSVLSAASTALILRGQDRARLVLSYTLGDLGFSGWRDVLTVLPYVALGAGTLLALARALDTLQLGDLTARSLGVPVERLRLLVVIAASVATAGAVAYVGIIGFLGLIVPHIVRLAFGAGHRTLLGACAVLGGAGLVLADLLARTTPLSQVGIVTTLLGGPFFLWLLRRQHD, encoded by the coding sequence GTGGGCTGGGCGCGGCTGCCGCGCACACTGGGCCTGATCGTGCTGGTGGCGGTCGCGGTCGTGCTGGGCACCGGTCTGGGCAGCGTGACCATCCCGCCGGCCGAGGTGCTGGGCGCCCTGTGGCGCGGCCTGAGCGGGCAGGAGGCGCTGGGCAGCGACGTGATCGTCTGGCAGATCCGCCTGCCCCGCGTGGCGATGGGCCTGCTGGTGGGCGCGGCGCTGTCGGTGAGCGGCGCGGCCTTCCAGGGCGTGTTCCGCAACCCGCTGGCCGATCCCTACCTGCTGGGCGTGGCGAGCGGTTCGGCGCTGGGGGCGACCCTGGCGGTGGTGCTGGAGTGGCCCCGGGCGCTGATCCCGGTGGCCGCCCTGGTGGCGGCGCTGGGCGCGGTGGCGCTGGTGCTCGCGCTGGCGCGGCGCGGCCGGCAGTTCCCGCCCACCCGGCTGATCCTGGCGGGCGTGGTGGTGGGCAGCGTGCTCAGCGCCGCCAGCACCGCGCTGATCCTGCGCGGGCAGGATCGGGCGCGGCTGGTGCTGTCGTACACCCTGGGCGACCTGGGCTTCAGCGGCTGGCGCGACGTGCTGACCGTGCTGCCCTACGTGGCGCTGGGGGCCGGCACGCTGCTGGCGCTGGCCCGCGCGCTGGACACCCTGCAGCTCGGCGACCTGACCGCCCGCTCGCTGGGCGTGCCGGTGGAACGCCTGCGCCTGCTGGTGGTGATCGCGGCCTCCGTCGCCACGGCGGGCGCGGTGGCCTACGTGGGGATCATCGGCTTTCTCGGGCTGATCGTGCCGCATATCGTGCGGCTGGCCTTCGGGGCGGGGCACCGCACGCTGCTGGGGGCCTGTGCGGTGCTGGGCGGCGCGGGGCTGGTGCTGGCCGACCTGCTGGCGCGCACCACGCCGCTCTCGCAGGTGGGCATCGTGACCACGCTGCTGGGCGGGCCGTTCTTCCTGTGGCTCCTGCGGAGGCAGCATGACTGA
- a CDS encoding ABC transporter substrate-binding protein — MKSTILISLTFALSANAGATTYPLTLQDDLGRKVIIKSEPKRIISMLPSTSETLCALKVCERLVGVDAYSDYPAQLGKVPKVGDLFTPNIEAIVAAKPDLVLISKDGKLEGPLTQAGITVFALYPVTYDEVFSKTLTLGKLVNREAAAKTLVTGMARDIAKTEILTRSAVNRPTAYYEIDPTPYTVGPKSFLGVLLGKAGARNIIPESMGEFPKVDPEFIVKANPQLMLGLDRQAAAARPGWAGLQAVKSGRVIDIPAELGSSLSRPGPRLPQALRGLARLIHPELFR; from the coding sequence ATGAAAAGCACCATCCTGATCAGCCTCACCTTTGCGCTGTCCGCGAACGCCGGCGCGACCACCTATCCCCTGACCCTGCAAGACGACCTGGGCCGCAAGGTGATCATCAAGAGCGAGCCGAAGCGGATCATCTCGATGCTGCCCAGCACCAGCGAAACGCTCTGCGCGCTGAAGGTCTGCGAGCGGCTGGTCGGCGTGGACGCCTACAGCGACTATCCGGCCCAGCTCGGCAAGGTGCCCAAGGTGGGCGACCTGTTCACGCCGAACATCGAGGCCATCGTGGCCGCGAAGCCCGATCTGGTGCTGATCAGCAAGGACGGCAAGCTCGAAGGCCCCCTGACCCAGGCCGGCATCACGGTCTTCGCCCTGTACCCCGTGACCTACGACGAGGTGTTCAGCAAGACCCTCACGCTGGGCAAGCTCGTGAACCGCGAGGCCGCCGCGAAGACCCTGGTGACGGGCATGGCCCGCGACATCGCCAAGACCGAGATCCTGACCCGCTCGGCCGTGAACAGGCCGACCGCCTACTACGAGATCGACCCCACGCCGTACACGGTCGGGCCGAAGTCCTTCCTGGGCGTGCTGCTGGGCAAGGCGGGGGCGCGCAACATCATTCCCGAGAGCATGGGCGAGTTTCCCAAGGTCGATCCGGAGTTCATCGTGAAGGCCAACCCGCAGCTGATGCTGGGGCTGGATCGCCAGGCGGCCGCCGCGCGCCCCGGCTGGGCCGGGCTGCAGGCCGTGAAATCGGGCCGGGTCATCGACATCCCGGCCGAGCTGGGCAGCAGCCTGTCGCGCCCCGGCCCGAGGTTGCCGCAGGCGCTGCGTGGGCTGGCCCGCCTGATCCACCCGGAACTGTTCCGGTAG